In the Pogoniulus pusillus isolate bPogPus1 chromosome 4, bPogPus1.pri, whole genome shotgun sequence genome, one interval contains:
- the CDHR3 gene encoding cadherin-related family member 3, whose product MKDCVIKMKSVVLLIFLGVVSGRRSQLLKGLPATSTVGENAAAGLSVYTFTVAVSPLSSEGVAVAPTIVNSNPLTEAFDIKPNGGAEYVVVTTGNPVLDYETMPKIFDLQIFVEDRNGTIDLSILTIKVTDQNERPVFRGNMAIQTVTIYVLEGTPPGSIYQTDAADPENAKLKYSLLPEQVPFLVTESGVIVSTAKFDYEEGPPCYFLNITVTDPGGLNSTKTVQVNIINVNDERPYFTTKQRIYRIPEEQSPGTVVANVTAKDPDDEGSPGRLFFSIPSSNRYFSIDPWTGMLQVTGRIDRDDVRLWLYPNISLIIRVEDSPTTGHYSELQITVIVDDVNDNPPKCTPSTLRKEINENTIAGTLLFHLRDFCKDIDVDPSNNQLNFTGLSGLGSNNFALESAVSGRLVMTESIDLESSANLGLEVYSLTVRVQDVARPDYASTIYLYIRIKPVNEFFPAFSNLSYEFDVPEITKVGSSIGAVHATDKDWPPSAITYSIVFGGGTMDYTDIFWISPTTGGLKILGHLDYETAKKHILTVQASDQEKTATASVTVNVLDANDEEPVCSPDFYSFQLPVTLAVGTNINGFRIECQDRDSDPRSFRYFINEGNTNNHFTFSPSAGSNTSRLILASRFDYERGLDTKWIYRLRVYITDDNLLSARDRTTHLIKTGTVNLSIRVMPNPTTVTTTTPPFTVVTRRENSYSGSAWYVPFAASLGGLLLLGLLGYLGTLLCASLRCACAHCPPAGHAGGTLPLMNVSEKKKPKEEVFVAMTKLSTVFDGEARDPVSGRMYEFNTRSGARRWKKSNESLRPAPVRRLTSSAINHSGQGTARAEAPSIKEHSEKRKELTAETKFAAEPLAGQAETTGQDGTRLQEQGWGDGSRQEGHAHHLP is encoded by the exons ATGAAGGACTGTGTCATAAAGATGAAGAGCGTGGTCCTCCTCATTTTCCTAGGAGTGGTGTCTG GAAGAAGATCTCAGTTGCTTAAGGGCTTACCTGCAACAAGCACTGttggagaaaatgcagcagCTGGCCTTTCTGTTTACACCTTTACTGTAGCTGTTTCTCCATTGTCTTCAGAAGGTGTTGCAGTTGCTCCTACCATAGTGAATTCAAATCCACTTACAGAGGCTTTTGACATTAAACCAAACGGAGGTGCCGAGTACGTG GTTGTTACCACAGGAAACCCCGTCCTAGATTATGAAACCATGCCAAAGATCTTTGATTTACAGATTTTTGTTGAAGATAGAAATGGGACAATTGACCTCAGCATATTGACCATCAAAGTAACAGATCAAAATGAAAGGCCTGTGTTTCGAGGAAATATGGCAATTCAAA CTGTCACTATCTATGTCTTGGaaggaacccctccagggagcaTTTACCAAACTGATGCAGCTGACCCTGAAAATGCTAAACTCAAA TATTCATTACTCCCTGAACAAGTGCCCTTCTTGGTCACAGAAAGTGGAGTCATTGTTTCTACAGCAAAATTTGATTATGAGGAAGGGCCACCTTG CTACTTTTTAAATATAACTGTGACAGACCCAGGTGGACTGAACTCAACTAAAACAGTGCAAGTAAACATAATCAATGTCAATGATGAAAGACCTTACTTTACCAC AAAGCAAAGAATCTACAGGattccagaggagcagagcccaggcactGTTGTTGCCAATGTAACAGCTAAAGATCCCGACGATGAAGGGTCTCCTGGCAGACTTTTCTTCAGCATCCCATCTTCTAACAGATATTTCTCCATAGATCCAT GGACTGGCATGCTGCAGGTGACTGGAAGAATCGACCGAGATGACGTTCGGCTGTGGCTCTACCCTAACATCTCATTAATCATTCGAGTAGAGGACAGTCCCACAACTGGGCACTACAGTGAACTGCAGATCACAGTCATTGTTGATGATGTCAATGACAACCCACCCAAATGTACTCCTTCTACCCTCAG GAAGGAGATAAATGAAAATACAATTGCTGGGACACTTCTTTTTCATCTTAGAGACTTCTGTAAGGATATTGATGTTGATCCTTCAAACAATCAACTTAATTTCACTGGATTATCTGGTTTGGGAAGCAACAACTTCGCTCTGGAGTCTGCTGTGTCTGGAAGACTTGTG aTGACTGAAAGCATTGATTTGGAAAGCTCAGCTAATCTAGGACTTGAAGTTTACTCTTTGACTGTCAGAGTGCAAGATGTTGCCCGTCCTGACTATGCAA GTACCATCTACCTTTACATCAGGATAAAGCCAGTGAACGAGTTCTTTCCAGCCTTCAGTAACTTGTCTTATGAATTTGATGTTCCAGAAATTACTAAAG TTGGATCCAGCATTGGTGCAGTGCATGCCACAGACAAGGACTGGCCGCCCAGTGCCATCACTTATTCCATTGTGTTTGGAGGTGGCACCATGGATTACACAGATATATTCTGGATTAGTCCAACCACAGGTGGCTTGAAAATTCTGGGTCACTTAGACTATGAAACAGCAAAGAAACACATTCTCACAGTGCAGGCCTCCGACCAAGAGAAGACTGCAACAGCCTCT GTGACTGTCAATGTTTTGGACGCAAATGACGAAGAACCAGTTTGCTCACCGGATTTCTACTCATTTCAGCTCCCAGTCACCTTAGCTGTGGGGACCAATATAAATGGCTTCAGGATTGAATGTCAAGATCGTGACTCTGACCCTAGGTCTTTCCGTTACTTCATTAATGAAG GCAACACAAACAATCATTTCACCTTCTCACCAAGTGCTGGCTCCAACACATCTCGGCTGATTCTCGCATCAAGATTTGACTATGAGAGAGGACTTGACACAAAATGGATCTACAGGCTACGTGTCTATATAACAGATGACAATTTGCTGTCTGCCAGAGACAGAACTACACACCTAATTAAAACTGGAACGGTGAATTTGAGCATCAGAGTTATGCCAAACCCAACGACTGTCACTACCACAACA CCACCCTTCACTGTTGTGACGAGAAGGGAGAACTCCTACTCGGGGTCGGCGTGGTACGTGCCGTTCGCCGCCAGCCTCGGCGGCCTGCTGCTCCTCGGGCTGCTGGGCtacctgggcaccctgctctgcGCCTCGCTGCGCTGCGCCTGCGCTCACTGCCCTCCGGCCGGACACGCGGGCGGCACCCTGCCTCT GATGAATGTGTCAG AGAAGAAGAAACCCAAGGAAGAAGTGTTTGTG GCAATGACAAAGCTGAGCACTGTCTTTGATGGCGAAGCCAGAGACCCAG TGAGTGGCAGAATGTATGAGTTTAACACTCGCTCGGGTGCCCGGAGGTGGAAGAAAAGCAACGAGTCCCTCCGGCCAGCGCCGGTCAGGAGGCTAACGTCCAGCGCCATCAACCACAGCGGCCaaggcacagccagagcagaggcacCAAGCATAAAGGAGCATTCGGAGAAGAGGAAAGAGCTGACTGCAGAGACCAAATTCGCTGCCGAGCCTTTGGCAGGGCAAGCTGAAACAACAGGCCAGGATGGAACGAGATTACAAGAACAGGGGTGGGGGGATGGGTCGAGACAGGAGGGTCATGCACATCACCTCCCGTAG